In one window of Vanrija pseudolonga chromosome 5, complete sequence DNA:
- the faah-1_1 gene encoding Fatty acid amide hydrolase 1, protein MVTPTKEVSANKLAHQDKLVSEMEKELGLAADHPEDDEVLLLSPEDIVANLKAKKSGWTSERVTIAFIRAACAAHRKTNCLTEVLFREALADARAQDAAFKASGKAEGAFWGLPSSFKDTYNIKGTDTSLGCSIHCYDPTTEEADEGGLVKLFRKGGGFPYAKTNIPQTLLAFECSNPVFGTSTNPYSSARTPGGSSGGEAALVTLRGTPLGWGSDIGGSLRIPAAYSGCVGLKPTVGRWPAAGTRKIIQGFDGIKPVVGPMARTVAEIEFASRAMINLVNEEIAEGKFLAEYVIPLPWREAKLAPKLKIGYWVDDGLVKTSPACARAVHESVAKLRELGHDVSEFRPPIPIWQALKIFSALSSAEGYKQLLGNLGPDPMEPSMQLVTLGTRLPSFVTSLAATIVRLLLKDQLFGEIMSASKPKSAAEYWDWTAARNDYIEAFYKAAWEEEQYDFILSPVQAVPALEHGRTKELSPLAIHTIFYNVLDSTVGVVPITRVDPDKDAAPADYTAGSTGSWLLEKRVYGGDDPAYDATKMAGLPVAVQVAGRRWDEERVIAFMRVLEDNMGYK, encoded by the exons ATGGTCACACCCACAAAGGAAGTCTCAGCCAACAAGCTCGCGCACCAGGACAAGCTCGTCTCCGAAATGGAGAaggagcttggcctcgcAGCCGACCAcccagaggacgacgaagtgTTGCTCCTGTC CCCCGAGGACATTGTGGCCAACCTTAAGGCCAAGAAGTCGGGCTGGACAAGCGAACGTGTGACGATTGCGTTT ATCCGCGCAGCTTGTGCGGCCCACCGCAAGACCAACTGCTTGACGGAGG TGCTGTTCCGTGAGGCTCTGGCCGACGCGCGTGCGCAGGATGCCGCGTTCAAGGCCAGTGGCAAGGCCGAAGGAGCCTTCTGGGGCCTGCCGTCCAGCTTCAAAg ATACATACAACATCAAGGGCACTGACACATCGCTGGGTTGTTCAAT CCACTGCTACGACCCTacgaccgaggaggcggaTGAGGGCGGA CTCGTCAAGCTGTTCcgcaagggcggcggcttcCCCTACGCCAAGACCAACATCCCGCAGACGCTCCTGGCGTTCGAGTGCTCCAACCCCGTGTTCGGGACGTCGACCAACCCCTACTCGTCGGCCCGTACCCCTGGTGGAAGCTCGGGAGGCGAGGCAGCGCTCGTGACGCTCCGTGGCACCCCCCTCGGCTGGGGAAGTGACA TCGGAGGCTCCCTCCGTATTCCCGCGGCGTACTCGGGCTGTGTGGGCCTCAAACCCACCGTGGGTCgctggcccgccgccggcacgcgcAAGATCATCCAGGGCTTTGATGGTATCAAG CCTGTTGTCGGCCCCATGGCGCGCACTgtcgccgagatcgagtTTGCGTCCCGTGCAATGATCAACCTCGTCaacgaggagattgccgaggGCAAGTTCCTTGCCGAATATGTCATCCCCCTGCCATGGAGGGAGGCCAAGCTGGCTCCCAAGCTCAAGATCGGGTACTGGGTCGACGATGGGCTCGTCAAGACAAgcccggcgtgcgcgcgtgcggtcCACGAGTcggtcgccaagctccgcgagctcggccacgACGTGTCCGAGTTCCGCCCACCTATCCCCA TTTGGCAGGCTCTCAAGATCTTCTCGGCGCTCAGCTCGGCCGAGGGATACAAGCAGCTGCTTGGAAACCTTGGCCCTGATCCCATGGAGCCGTCGATGCAGCTCGTGACCCTCGGCACCCGTCTTCCCAGCTTTGTgacctcgctcgctgcgacGATCGTGCGACTGCTCCTCAAGGACCAGTTGTTCGGCGAGATCATGT CCGCCTCCAAGCCCAAGAGTGCCGCCGAGTACTGGGACTggaccgccgcgcgcaacgACTACATCGAGGCGTTTTACAAGGCGgcgtgggaggaggagcagtACGACTTCATCCTGAGCCCCGTGCAGGCTGTTCCAGCGCTGGAGCACGGTCGGACCAAGGAGCTGTCGCCTTTGGCGATCCACACCATCTTCTACAAcgtgctcgactcgactgTCGGCGTTGTGCCCATCACGCGTGTCGACCCGGACAaagacgccgcgcccgccgactaCACTGCCGGCAGCACGGGCTCGTGGCTGCTCGAGAAGCGCGTgtacggcggcgacgacccaGCATACGACGCGACAAAGATGGCCGGACTGCCTGTCGCTGTTCAggtcgccggccgccgctgggacgaggagcgcgtcaTTGCGTTCAtgcgcgtcctcgaggaCAACATGGGGTACAAGTAG
- the faah-1_1 gene encoding Fatty acid amide hydrolase 1 — MVTPTKEVSANKLAHQDKLVSEMEKELGLAADHPEDDEVLLLSPEDIVANLKAKKSGWTSERVTIAFIRAACAAHRKTNCLTEGPRSTRSRSFAVLFREALADARAQDAAFKASGKAEGAFWGLPSSFKDTYNIKGTDTSLGCSIHCYDPTTEEADEGGLVKLFRKGGGFPYAKTNIPQTLLAFECSNPVFGTSTNPYSSARTPGGSSGGEAALVTLRGTPLGWGSDIGGSLRIPAAYSGCVGLKPTVGRWPAAGTRKIIQGFDGIKPVVGPMARTVAEIEFASRAMINLVNEEIAEGKFLAEYVIPLPWREAKLAPKLKIGYWVDDGLVKTSPACARAVHESVAKLRELGHDVSEFRPPIPIWQALKIFSALSSAEGYKQLLGNLGPDPMEPSMQLVTLGTRLPSFVTSLAATIVRLLLKDQLFGEIMSASKPKSAAEYWDWTAARNDYIEAFYKAAWEEEQYDFILSPVQAVPALEHGRTKELSPLAIHTIFYNVLDSTVGVVPITRVDPDKDAAPADYTAGSTGSWLLEKRVYGGDDPAYDATKMAGLPVAVQVAGRRWDEERVIAFMRVLEDNMGYK; from the exons ATGGTCACACCCACAAAGGAAGTCTCAGCCAACAAGCTCGCGCACCAGGACAAGCTCGTCTCCGAAATGGAGAaggagcttggcctcgcAGCCGACCAcccagaggacgacgaagtgTTGCTCCTGTC CCCCGAGGACATTGTGGCCAACCTTAAGGCCAAGAAGTCGGGCTGGACAAGCGAACGTGTGACGATTGCGTTT ATCCGCGCAGCTTGTGCGGCCCACCGCAAGACCAACTGCTTGACGGAGG GGCCTCGGAGCACTCGCTCACGCTCGTTTGCAGTGCTGTTCCGTGAGGCTCTGGCCGACGCGCGTGCGCAGGATGCCGCGTTCAAGGCCAGTGGCAAGGCCGAAGGAGCCTTCTGGGGCCTGCCGTCCAGCTTCAAAg ATACATACAACATCAAGGGCACTGACACATCGCTGGGTTGTTCAAT CCACTGCTACGACCCTacgaccgaggaggcggaTGAGGGCGGA CTCGTCAAGCTGTTCcgcaagggcggcggcttcCCCTACGCCAAGACCAACATCCCGCAGACGCTCCTGGCGTTCGAGTGCTCCAACCCCGTGTTCGGGACGTCGACCAACCCCTACTCGTCGGCCCGTACCCCTGGTGGAAGCTCGGGAGGCGAGGCAGCGCTCGTGACGCTCCGTGGCACCCCCCTCGGCTGGGGAAGTGACA TCGGAGGCTCCCTCCGTATTCCCGCGGCGTACTCGGGCTGTGTGGGCCTCAAACCCACCGTGGGTCgctggcccgccgccggcacgcgcAAGATCATCCAGGGCTTTGATGGTATCAAG CCTGTTGTCGGCCCCATGGCGCGCACTgtcgccgagatcgagtTTGCGTCCCGTGCAATGATCAACCTCGTCaacgaggagattgccgaggGCAAGTTCCTTGCCGAATATGTCATCCCCCTGCCATGGAGGGAGGCCAAGCTGGCTCCCAAGCTCAAGATCGGGTACTGGGTCGACGATGGGCTCGTCAAGACAAgcccggcgtgcgcgcgtgcggtcCACGAGTcggtcgccaagctccgcgagctcggccacgACGTGTCCGAGTTCCGCCCACCTATCCCCA TTTGGCAGGCTCTCAAGATCTTCTCGGCGCTCAGCTCGGCCGAGGGATACAAGCAGCTGCTTGGAAACCTTGGCCCTGATCCCATGGAGCCGTCGATGCAGCTCGTGACCCTCGGCACCCGTCTTCCCAGCTTTGTgacctcgctcgctgcgacGATCGTGCGACTGCTCCTCAAGGACCAGTTGTTCGGCGAGATCATGT CCGCCTCCAAGCCCAAGAGTGCCGCCGAGTACTGGGACTggaccgccgcgcgcaacgACTACATCGAGGCGTTTTACAAGGCGgcgtgggaggaggagcagtACGACTTCATCCTGAGCCCCGTGCAGGCTGTTCCAGCGCTGGAGCACGGTCGGACCAAGGAGCTGTCGCCTTTGGCGATCCACACCATCTTCTACAAcgtgctcgactcgactgTCGGCGTTGTGCCCATCACGCGTGTCGACCCGGACAaagacgccgcgcccgccgactaCACTGCCGGCAGCACGGGCTCGTGGCTGCTCGAGAAGCGCGTgtacggcggcgacgacccaGCATACGACGCGACAAAGATGGCCGGACTGCCTGTCGCTGTTCAggtcgccggccgccgctgggacgaggagcgcgtcaTTGCGTTCAtgcgcgtcctcgaggaCAACATGGGGTACAAGTAG